The following are encoded together in the Chiloscyllium plagiosum isolate BGI_BamShark_2017 chromosome 1, ASM401019v2, whole genome shotgun sequence genome:
- the LOC122554146 gene encoding sepiapterin reductase-like has protein sequence MAAGRRDAADLGRSLCIITGASRGLGWALSMVLAPRLMPGSHLVLVARSGERLQQLEARLLEESPGRGGQVRLSRVEADLSREEGLQRVLNTAISTEGAAPDRLLLINNAERFSARASVQLASRVQISSTLIGCLCSAQLTVSFAHTGPLDTDMQKQARLETADPELRQTFLTMHQEGQLINCHDSARKLVNILIRDDFPSGAHIDYYDQ, from the exons ATGGCTGCAGGGCGGAGAGACGCGGCTGACCTGGGCAGGAGCCTGTGTATCATCACGGGGGCGTCCCGGGGGCTGGGCTGGGCGCTGTCCATGGTGCTAGCCCCCCGGCTGATGCCGGGCTCCCACCTGGTGCTGGTGGCCAGGTCCGGGGAGCGCCTGCAGCAGCTGGAGGCTCGGCTGCTGGAGGAGAGCCCGGGGAGGGGTGGCCAAGTCCGTCTGAGCCGAGTTGAAGCAGACCTGAGCCGGGAAGAGGGTTTGCAGCGTGTCCTGAACACGGCGATCAGCACAGAGGGAGCCGCTCCGGACAGACTGCTGCTCATTAACAACGCGG AGCGTTTCAGTGCAAGAGCATCTGTGCAGCTTGCAAGCAGAGTACAGATTTCTAGCACA CTGATTGGGTGTTTGTGTTCAGCTCAGTTGACGGTGTCCTTTGCCCATACAGGTCCCTTGGACACTGACATGCAGAAGCAAGCTCGGTTAGAGACTGCCGACCCAGAACTCAGGCAAACATTCCTCACCATGCATCAGGAAGGCCAGCTCATCAATTGTCATGACTCTGCCCGAAAGCTGGTGAATATCCTCATTCGAGATGACTTTCCGTCTGGAGCCCACATTGATTACTATGACCAATAA